DNA from Leptospira neocaledonica:
GTAATTCTGAGAATAGAATTCCTCACTCGCAAATCTATCTCTGTCCTTTTCTTTTGTTATTTCCATATTCGCTTCTAATTAACGTGCAGATCATCGTTTGGCACATGCTATCTATCGGAGATTAAAACTCTATTCGAATATTTGTCTTCCTTAAGGTTTTAGAGACATATAACCCTTTTTGACCTTAGCACTTAAGTTATATACTAATCTTTTTCCCGTTTGGAACACCGAACAGAGGAGCCCACTTCTTCTTCAAGAGAAGTATATAATAAAAAATTAATATTTAAAAAGAGTATTAAATTCAATCGTCCACGAACAGCTCATCACAAAACGGGCTATCTTTCGTAATCCTACTTTCCAGAAGATTAAAAGCGACTCTTCTAAAATAAGGACGAATTAACTTTTCATAATACTTTTTAGATCTTTGGTGGGCATAAGGATCCGAAAAGTAGATCTCCTTCTTCATTCTTGTGTAATCATTCTTGGTCGGAACCGTAAAATAGAGATAATTCGTAATCTTATGTAGTTTTTCAAAGACCTTAGGTAGATGTTTGTCTTCTATATATTGAACCACAGAATTACAAATACCAAGAGTGAAAGGAGGAAGATGAATATGTTTCAGCTCTAGATCTTGGATCGTAGAATGTAAAAAGGAAAGATTATAAGAACGGATCCACTTCTGTTTAGCGATCGCATCTATCATTTCTTCAGATGGATCGACTGCAAATACACGATTCGGTTGGAATATTTTTACGAATTCTTTTAAAAGCAACGCCTTACCGAACCCGAAATCGGCGATACTCCTGGGATGCACCTGCATCAGATCAAAAACGGACTTTATATATTTTGCATGTTCTTTCGCGTTGAAAGAAGCATCTACGTCCTTCCCGCTTCCATAAATCTCATTCCAGTAGGAAGTTTCGAATGGTAGACCGTTGGCTCCGTAAGCGATATAATCGGAGTCTTGCGGTTTTTTATTCATACATCAGGAGCCTTGGAAGAAGAAAACCAAGAAATAAAGATTGCTTTCAGATCATCATAACCTTTTTGGTCGGAAAGTTCCGACTTAGCTTCGATGGATCTGGTCTTTAAAGTTTTTAAACTAGGATCAGTTTGTATCCTTTTCCATAAGAATCCATTGATCAGTATTCTTTCTCCAGATAAGAAAAGGAACGGAGTATTCTTCGCTTTTACTTCTCTCACTAAAAGTTTTCTGTCTACTGCCCAGACTTCGGATAAAAGAATATAATCTTTTTCTCTCATTTCTGGAGAAGAAGTGAAATTGGTCTTTTGTTTAGAAGTAAAATATAAATAAGCAGAAGTTTCAGGAGAAACATAGATCCTTTCGTCCTGATTTAGCACCAATCTTCCTCTTAAGGAGGAAACATCCTTTGCAAGCGCACTTAACCTTACCTTGTCCACACCTAAAATAGGACGGATTGTAAAATATCCCGAAACCGCAATCAATGCAAAAATCCCGATAGAAGCAGGAAGAGAGTTTAATTCCTTTTCAGAACGAAGTAGAAAATTACCTACAAACAGAATTAAAATAAAAGAGCCGAAACCTAATAAGTACTTCCATACGGCCCCGCCCATAAACGCAAAAGAATGAGCCCCGTAAAAATTAAGATTTCCTAATAGAATAATCCCGAGCACAAGAACGGAAAGATATCCGAATAAGAAAAGTTTAGGAAGGTTCCTTCTTTTGAAAAATACGGATTGTTGCTTCTTCTTCTCTCTGATTCCTACTGTCCCTGCTTTGATCACAAAAATGGTAAATCCGATCAGAAAAAAAGTGAAATGGGAGAAAAACCCAAGCACTGTGCAGGAGACTAAGATCAAAAGATCGATTACAGTTTCCATCCGGAAGGAAAGAAAAAGCACGAGTAAAAATGAAAAGCTTACCAATTCTCCCAGCATATTTAGAGGAACTAAATAAGAGAATGGATTAATCGCCGCTAGGTAACAGAACAGATAATGATTCAGTTTCCAGGTCTCTCTTTCCATAATATAAGCGCAAAGATGTATCCCTAAACTCAGGAAAAACGCTCCGAAAGATAGATAAGCGGGTATATAATTCAAACCAAAGATCGATTTCCAAAAGGATAAAAGCAAAAATGGAAGAGGTTCCTGGAAGGAGAAAAATTTTCCGTCTTCCGAAAGAGAACGTAATTCTGCCAATGTCCGGAAACTTTCTCCGTTGGAAGGATCTCCATGCCAGGAATAGAGAAGAGTCAAAAGACCGGTGAGAAACAGCGTTGAGAGTAAAATGAGCGCGGGGTTTGCTTTTCTGTTTCTTTCCAAGTCCATGCGGCAGAATTCTCTCCAACGGATTTCGGAGCTACGTTAAAAATTTAGGTGAAATTATACCAACACATTTTGAACTAAACTAAGAGGCATATTCCGAGGGCAAGAAGATGGAAAAAAAAGACCATATCCTTTACGATAAGACCGGAAATCCTAGCAAAGAGCCGGCTTGGATTTTCAGAACTTACGCGGGTCACACAAACGCGAAGGAGTCCAACGAACTCTTTAGAAAAAACCTGGCAAAGGGTCAAACTGGCCTTTCCATCGCGTTTGATCTTCCCACACAATGCGGTTATAGCTCGGATCATGCAATCGCTAAGCCGGAAATCGGCAAAGTAGGAGTTCCAATCAACACTTTGGAGGACTTCCGCATCCTATTCGATCAAATCCCGATCGAAGAAATGAACACTTCCATGACCATCAATGGTACTTCCATGTGGTTACTTTCGCTATATGTGGCTTTGGCGGAAGAAAGAGGAGAAGACGTTTCCAAACTCCAGGGAACCACTCAAAACGACATAATTAAAGAATATTTGGCTCGTGGGACTTACATTTTTCCTCCGGAGCATTCTATCCGAATCATCGTGGATATGTACGAATATTGTTTGAAAAGAATTCCGAAATGGAACCCATCCAATATTTGTTCTTACCATTTACAAGAAGCAGGAGCAACTCCTGTTCAAGAGTTAGCATTCGCACTCGCGACAGGAATGGCCATCCTGGATGCAGTTAAAGAAAGAAACTGTTTCACTCACGAAGAATTCGAACAATGTGTTGGTAGGATCTCCTTTTTCGTAAACGCAGGAATTCGATTCATCGAAGAAATGTGTAAGATGCGTGCCTTCTCCGATATGTGGGAAGAAATTACCGTAGGAATCTATCAGGTTAAAAATGAAAAATATCGCCGTTTCCGTTATGGAGTTCAAGTAAACTCTCTCGGACTCACCGAAGAACAACCTGAGAACAATGCTTGGAGAATTTTGATCGAAGCTTTAGGAGTTACCTTAAGCAGAGATGCAAGATGTAGAGCTCTTCAACTTCCTGCATGGAATGAGGCGCTTTCTCTTCCTCGTCCTTGGGACCAACAATGGTCTCTTCGTTTGCAACAGGTTCTCGCTTACGAAACCGACTTATTGGAATACCCGGACTTATTCGAAGGTTCCAGAGTTGTAGAAAGTAAAGTAAAAGATTTGGTGGAAAACGCAAACAAAGAGATCCAAAAGATCAAAGAAATGGGCGGGGCTATCAAGGCGATCGAGAATGGATATATGAAAGCCCAACTCGTAAAATCCCAAGCGGAAAGACTCGCCAAGATCAATAACGACGAACTTATCATCGTTGGAAAAAACAAATGGAAAGAAGGGATCCCTTCCCCACTTACAAACGATCCTGACGGAGGGATTTTCAAAGTAGATCCTAAATCCGCAGAACAAACCTTAAAAGTATTGTCCGATGTAAAAGCAAGAAGGGACGCGAAGAAGGTCGCAGAAACTCTAGCAAGATTGGAAGAAGATGCTAAGAACGGAAAGAACCTGATGTTCGCTTCCGTAGAATGTGCGAAGGCTCTTGTGACTACAGGAGAATGGGCAGATACACTCAGAAAAATATTCGGAGAATATCGCCCATCCACCGGGGTAGAAGGACAAAAACTCAATTTGGAGTCTGACAAAGTATCTAATGTCAGAAGCAAAGTAGAAAAATTCCAAAAAGCAACAGGTGCCCGACCTAAGATCGTAGTTGGTAAACCTGGATTAGATGGCCATTCCAACGGCGCAGAGATGATCGCAGTTTCCGCAAAACATGCTGGATTCGACGTGATCTACTCTGGGATCAGACTCACTCCGGAAGAAATTGTACAATCTGCAGTCGAAGAAAACGCGAATGTGATCGGAGTATCCATCCTTTCCGGTTCTCACGTAGAACTTGCAGAGCAAATATTCGCAGAATTAAAACATTATAAAGCGGATATACCTGTTGTCTTCGGAGGAATTATCCCTCAGCCTGATTTCGAAAAATTACATTCCATCGGAGTGAAGGCTATCTTTACTCCTAAAGATTATGATCTTATGGATGTAATGGATCGTATCATAGACATCGTATCCGAGAAGATCCCAGCTTCCGTTTAAGGCATGACCGTACGGTTTGCAGAAAAGGAACTCAAAGAACTGATCCAAGAAGCTTCCCAAGGGGAAAAATATCCTCTTGCGAAGCTGATCAGCGAATTAGAAAGGCCGAATTCATTCGAATTTCGTAAAGTTCTATTCAAAGAATTAGAAAACTCTGGCTTCAACGGAAGCCATTCCGTCACTATCGGATTTACAGGAACTCCTGGAGCTGGAAAGTCCTCACTCTTAGGAGAGATCTCCACCAAATTTTTACAAACAGTCCCCGACAAAAAAATGGCGGTAGTTGCCATAGACCCTTCTAGTCATATCAGTGGGGGTTCTTTACTCGGAGATAGAACCAGACTTTCTTTACCAGTACGAGAGAAGAGGATCTTTTTTAGATCCCAACCAAGTCAATTGGAACTGGGGGGTCTAAATCCTTACACATATCATGTGATCCGACTACTTCGTTGTTTTTTCGATTTTATATTCGTGGAAACAGTAGGGATTGGTCAAAACGAGATAGAAGTCTCCAAACTGGCGGATCTTTCCTTTTTAGTCATGGTGCCTCTAGGAGGCGATCAGATCCAGTTCATGAAAAGTGGGATCATGGAAGTCCCGGATGCATTCATATTAAATAAATGTGATGAAGAAAATCTTGCAAGAGCAAGTTATCATACTCTTTCCACTACTCTCGAGTTCTTGAGAGATATCGTCCCTGGAGGAAGTATCCCTCCTATTTTTCTGACCAGTGTAAAAACTAAAAAAGGAATCCAAGAACTCTTGGATTTTGTTTTAAAAAGTAAACCTCATCCCAAAAGATCTTCTGAAACCAAAATCCAGATCGAAAAATGGATCAAAACCGAGTATGGAAATTTTGGGCTTTCTTTCTCCGAAACATTGGGCAATTCTCCTCCAAAAAAATACGAAGAATGGGAAAACTTTTTTAATTCCGAAATTCGGAAAAGATTATCGTGAAATTTAAATAAATTATTGATTGATTAAAAAGAATTTTTTTGTCCAATCATTGGATGAAATTTTCGACCGGTTTATTCTTCTCAAGCCTCCTTCTTTTATTTTCTTTCAGTTCTGCATTTTCAGAAGAGCTTAAATTTGTTCATCCGACAAATGCAGTTGGTGGAACTTTCTCCGGTATTAAAAAACGAGCGGAACTTCCCTCACCTACTGTTTCCGGTACCGGCTTAAAAGCAGTCGCAATCGTTGGTGAAGTCGATGGGAACGAAGGACCCAAAACTAGAGAATATATAAACAATATCAAAAGTTTAGTAAAAGTCCTAAAAGATAGAGGAGTTTCCGTCAGCGAATTTTATCCGCCCAATAATCCTTGGTCGGGGATCAAAGAAGCATCACAAAATGCGAATATAGTTCTTTATGCCGGGCATGGAGTCGGAACCAATTTGGATCAATCTCCTTATGATCAAAAGTCCGTAGGTGGATTTTATTTGGGAAAAGAATTCGTTTCTAATGAGCAAATTTCTTCCGGTTTGAAACCTGCACCCGGAGCAATCGTTCTATTTTTAGGCGCTTGTTTTACGGCGGGAAATATGGCCTACGATATGGGAGTGATCCGAGACGAAGAAACTAAAAAAAGAATTTCCATGTATTCTTCTCCTTTTTTGGAGACCGGATTCAAAGGTTATTATGCTACTTGGGCCCCCTGGACCGCTCAGACGATTTTAGCATTATTATTTACTAATAAAAGCTACGGAGATGTTTATTTCAGCCAAACGAATCCTCAAGAAGTGACTAAAATTTCTCATCCTCGTTCTTCCGGATCTTCTTTGTATTATCATACTAAACCTCCTGCTTCCAAACCTGTTTACGATTATGCATTTGCAGGAGACCCTTCTAATGTTTTGAAATCCGAGAATTCAAATACGGATACCGAAACCAAAATTTCGGAAGAAGAAAGACTGAAACAAAATCGTATACTGATCGCAAGTCTTTACGATAAGAATGAAAACAAATCCTTGGAATCTTTAGAAAAAGGTGCAGATCCGAACGCAGATTATATGGGCTGGAAGCCTATCCATCTTGCGATCGTATTCGATCTTCCGAATGTAGTGAAAGAATTAGTCCGCAAAAAAGCTTCTATCAATGCTCAGGCAGAAGGTTATACTCCTTTGTCTATGGCTCTTGCTTATGAGCGTAAAGAGATCGCAGACTTTTTAGAAAAAGAAGGCGGGACTAGAAGCAGGGCAGCATTTAAAAAACCGAATATTCCGAATTTGAAAAAGTAGAAGTGCCTACATTATAGTAGCCCGATCCCTGCAAAAATCTGCCTTTTTTGCGGGGAAAACCTTCTAATGAGACCATAATCGCTTATATTTCCCTCTTTTCCCCTCACATTTTTTGCAACCTGCCCTCCCAAAATGACTCCTATCTTTTAGAAAAAAAGGGAGCCCTCCATGGCAATCATTCTAAGTTTTTTTGCGGCACACTGGATTTTAGCCGCTTTCGTTCAATCGTTCTATTTACATCGTTATTCTGCTCACCAGATGTTCAAACTGAACCGCTTCTGGGAAAAGTTCTTCTATTTCTTTACTTTTTTTGTGCAAGGATCTTCCTTCCTCAATCCAAGAGCGTATGCAATTCTTCACAGAAGACACCACGCTTACAGCGACACCGAAAAAGATCCTCATTCTCCTGTAGCTTCTAAAGGATTTTTCGATATGATGTGGACCACCGCAGTTGTTTACGAAAACATTTTAGATCGTAAGGAGGACGTGGAGAAGGAATTCAAAGGAAATTATCCGGAGATCCCTTGGTTCGATCGTTTTGCGGATTCTTGGTATGTTCGTTTGTTCTTCGGAACTGGTTATACTCTTTTCTATATGGCATTCGTCCCAGCTGATGCAGTTTGGTTATATGCTTTATTACCGATCCATTATCTAATGGGACCGACTCACGGTGCGGTTGTAAACTGGTGCGGACATATGTATGGTTACCGCAACCACGCAAAAAATCCGGACAATTCCAAAAACACTCTTCCAGTGGACTTCTTGATCATGGGAGAATTGTACCAAAACAATCACCACGCACACCCGAACTCTCCGAACTTCGCGTTCCGTTGGTTCGAGTTGGATCTTACTTACCAAGTGATGAAGATACTACATTTTATGGGAATTATCACCATCCAGAGAGCTGTGTGGACAGAGAAAGGAAGAAAAGAACTTTCTGGTACGGCACCTTCTCCTTTAGCTGATGTAGCTTAAAATTTTTCTAACTTAGTGAGTTTTAAAGCCGCTTGGAAACAGGCGGCTTTTTTTATTCTTCTCGGATCCTGTCCAAGTCCCCTCTCATTTCTTTGTCGTATTCTTCCATTAAGAGAGGATAAAATTCTGAGTTTAATTCTATTTTTCCGTTTAATACTAATTGGAATAATGCGCGGACCAATTCTTCTTTTTCGAAGCCTGTACAGATCCATTCCAGAAGTTCCAATGCCAGATCCAGTCTACCTTCTTCCGAGATGGTTTTGCGGAAAAGTTCTAAGACTTCTTTTTCTTTTCCAGCTTCCAGGAAACTCCTGAGTTCCACTGGCATACTTTGTAATAGAATCTGCTTTTTTGCGTTCGGAGTAAAAAGAAATTCCGGCTGTCCTTCGGGTAAATGAGAAAGAATTGCCTTTTGAATTTCTTCTTTAGAATGCCCTAATTTAATTAGAGTCCTTCCCAAAACTTCCCCCAGTACGAAGTCCTCCAGAGGGTGAAATGGAAATCCCTGCTTTTTCGGTTCCTGATCTTCCATCCTGTTAGAGTTCAAAACAGTTAGTCTGCGGTCAAGCAGAGCGAACAACCAACTAACGATTCATTAGGTGGGATATTTTTGTAACCTGAATTTCACGAAACCTTAGTACGAATGGGATTTTCCCGGTGTAAGGTTTGGGTCTCTTTTTTTAGGAAAAGAAAAAGGCTAAAAATACAAAGTGTGCCTTCCCGATCTAGGGAGATTTCATTTCCGGAACAATATATGAGCTTTAGACAAAAAATTTTTCTCATTCTGGGAGCAAGTCAGCTTCTTTTAGTACTTATTCTTGCGATCACATTCATCCAAATGATCGACCAAGTCAAAAACGAACCCCAGGACAAAAGAGCATTAGACCGCTCTCTGGAGTTCAGAAAAGAACTCAAACATAAGGAAGAGGTCATCCGACTTCTTCTAAAAGAAATAGAGAGAAACCAAAAGACTCTTTCTATTTTGGAGAACGGTTTGGGAAACAGAGGTATTCTTCAAGGCAACCTAGAATATATCAAAGGGATCATGACACAGTATGGTCTTTCTATCTTTGAGATTCACGATAAGACAGGACATGTTTACTTTAGATTCCATAGACCGGCCGATTACGGAGACGATAAGTCAGGGCAGAAGATCGTACAAGAGGCGCTTCAAGGTAGGATCGCTTCTACCCTTGAGATCGGACATAGCGGTCTTGGCCTTAGAGTCACTGCCCCACTGAAGAACGGTGGGATCATGATGGTGGGCCAGGTGGTGGACGATAAGTTTATCCAGGCAATCACGGGTTCCGAGGATGTTCATCTTGCCATTTATGAAAAAGAAAAACTGATCTCCTTTTCGGATAGTACCATCTCCAAATATTTGGGAGATAGAAAGCCGAAGGATCTTGCGGGAATTTCCAGATTCACTTTGGAAGGAAGACATTATTATCTTACTCAAGTACCTTATGAAAACCAAGGATTAAGTAATCTTAAACTGGATTTTGTTCTTTTGATAGATGAGACCGAATTGTACGAATCTACTCGAAATCTTTGGTTGTATTGTGGGTTGATCGCTCTTGCGGTTTTCGGCGGTATCTTATTCGCATCTTATAGATTTTCCAGAGATATTATAGACGCCGTTAAGGCTCTTAACTTCGCAATGCAGAACCCGAATGAGGACGAATCTAAAATTGTAGATTTAAATCGCTCCGATGAATTGGGAGAAATGGCAGAAGTATTCATCGAAATGAAGAAGGATCTTTTGGACCACCAAATGTTCTTGGAAAAGAAGGTGGAAGAGAAGACAAAAGAATTGCAGGAAACCCTGGACGATCTCCGCGCGCTGAAGGAAAAACAAGACGGAGATTATTATCTCACTTCCCTACTTCTTCGTCCTCTCGCTACCACTAAGTATGAGAGTCAGAATACTAAGATCAGCGGTATCTTAAGACAAAAGAAAACTTTCGTATTCAGAAAAAGAGAATCGGATATCGGCGGAGATCTGGTTTCGATCAGCGAGATCACGTTGTACGGCAAAAAATTCCTGAGCATCATGAACTCGGATGCAATGGGTAAATCCATCCAAGGCGCTGGCGGTGCACTTGTAATGGGAACCGTATTCAAAGCAATCGTAACAAGGACACAACTTTCCAGAAGTAACCAGAAGAAAACTCCTGAAAAATGGCTCAAAGACTGCTATACAGAATTACAAAATGTATTCGTTACCTTCGACGGAACAATGTTAGTTTCCGCATTACTCTGCCTTCTGGACGAAGAAACAGGAGCATTATATTCTATTAATGCAGAACATCCTAATATGGTATTGTATCGGGACGCAAAAGCAGGCTTCTTGGATTCAGACTTCCCCATTCGCAAACTCGGTTTCTCTGAAAACACTACGGAACCTTTAGTGAGAGTAGATAAACTGGAAGCAGGAGACAAAATTTTCTTAGGATCCGACGGAAGAGATGATATTCTTCTTTATGATCCGAATTCTCCAGAACCTGTGATGAATGAGGACGAAAATTTATTCCTTAGATTCGTGGAACTTTCCGGAGGAAATTTAGAAGATCTGGAAAGATTGATCAGTGCCGCAGGAGAAATTTCGGACGATCTAAGTCTTTTAAGTATCGGTTATAAAGAAGCAGAAGTGTCTTCTTCTCGCACAAAAGCGGTTTCCGAGGAATACAATAGACTTCTGCAAATCGGCATCAAGGAATACAAAAAAGGAAATACCGAAAAGACTAAGGAAGTTTTTGCACAAGCATTAGAGATAGACGATTCGGATCCTGCTCTCTACAAACAAATGGCGAGGATCTGTATCAACGCGAAAGAATTCGAAGAAGGTGCAAAATATTCGGATGCTTATCTTTCCAAGATCCCATTCGACAATGAGTATATCTTCTATCTTTCCTATTGCCTTAGAAAGACCAAGGATTACTGGAAGTCTCTGGAATTCGCGGAAAAACTCAGATCCAGGGAACCTGAAAATATTAGAAATTTAAAACATTTAGTGGCTTTATACAGACTTACTGGAAATCGAATGAAATTCAGAGCCACTATGTCCGTTCTAAAATTGATCCTGGCAGACTCGGATCCTAAGACAAATAATTCTTCGGAACCCGCATTGGTTTGATTTTTTTCGTTTTCTGGGAGACCTAGATCCGTCCAAATTGGTAATCCATGTCGGCGGAAATGCGAAAAAAGATCGAATCTGTTCTGGTTGTTATCAAAAGAACAAAGTACGAATTAGATCTGGAGAGTTACGGCTCTCTGGACGAATTCAAAAGAGTAGCAGAAATCCAAAATGATTCCTTCGCAAGGATCTACCAATCCCATCTCAGGCAGATCCAAAGTAGAGAACAGTTAAAAGTCACTTTTCCGAATGGAAAGTTTATCTTCCGAGAAGAATTAGAAAATATAGATATTGCTGACTACGATCTGGTCATCGCATTAGGCGGAGATAATCATTTTACTTATGTTGCCCATCATGCTTTGGACAATTTAGTTTTGGGATGTAATTCGGATCCTGAAACTTCTGTAGGAGCACTTCTATCCTTTCATACCTCGGATATTTCAAATGCAGTTTCCCGAAATTGGGAAAATATTAAAATAGAAGAATGGCCCAGGATCAATGTTAGAATCGAATATCCGGACGGCAAAGCGATTGAGACATTCCAAGGGATCAGTGAAATTTCTATTCGAAACAATAGTCCCGATTTAACGAGTCGATTCCTGATCTCTCATGAAAAGGTCTCTGAAGAACAGAAATGTTCCGGCCTTCTGGTGTATACCGGAGCGGGTTCTACTGGTTGGGTTATGTCTTGCGAAAATAAAGACGTAAGCTTTGACAAGCAGGAGCCATATTTCAAAGTGTACTGTAGAGAGTTGCGCAAGAAAGAAAGTTTCCAGTACAAGCTGGATCACTTCACGGTTCGCAATTCTTTCCGTCTAATATCCGAAATGCGCGGGGGGATCTCCATCGATTCCTTGGCGGAACGTATTTACGATTTCCCTCCCGGGGCCAAAGCGGACTTTTCCGTTTCTCCGGAAAGATTGCGGGTGGTGGTGCAAAAACATGGATAGTTTGAAAATTCTGGAACAGGATGCAGGCAGAGAGATCAAAGTATATTTGGTTTCCGGCCGACTGGACGAATCCACCTTCCCTCTATTTAAGGAAAAAGTATTGGATGTGACTCACGCAAGCAATACTGTCTTAAATTTATCCGATCTCAAATATGTTTCTAGTTCCGGCATTCGTGCAATCTTCGAATTAAAGAACAGACTTACTGGAGAAGGCAAAAAACTTCTGCTCACAGAAGCTGGAGAGAAGGTTATACAGATCTTCAATCTATTAGGTCTTTGGAAACCTTTCGCTCATTTCGAAAAAGAAGAAGACGCTATCGCTGCCTGTCTTAAAAACTAAGCTCTTCTGATCGCGACCACTGCTGGCCTGGGTATATCTCCCTTTGTTCTAGCAGGCCAACGGCTTGTAGGAACATCATAATCCCTAGTATCTTCTCCCGGATGCTGTACGGATAAGAATAAAAACTCTTCGTCAGGTGTAAACCATGGACCCGTGAGTTCTGCGCCAATCGGAGCAGAAGCAAATTGGAATGCCTTGCCTGAGTCTTCTCCGTTTGTAGGAATAAAAAATAGTCCGTTGTTCCCGAATTTTTTGAAGATGGATTTTCCGAGCAAACGCGTAGTCATATCCGTGACCATCCAAAGATTTCCGAAAGAGTCAAAAGCTAAATTATCCGGAGAAGAAAATCCACTCTTCCCTCCCCCCGCAACAAATACCTCGAACTCGAAACGAACAGATTCTGCATCCGAGTTTTCCTCTTTGATACGAACGATCTGTCCGTAAAAATTTCCATGTGAATCGTTATTGGTAAAGGAAACAAAAACAGATTTATCTAATGGATGAACTTCCAGATCTTCGGGTCTATCCATCGGAGTTCCGCCTGCAGTTT
Protein-coding regions in this window:
- a CDS encoding NAD+ kinase is translated as MSAEMRKKIESVLVVIKRTKYELDLESYGSLDEFKRVAEIQNDSFARIYQSHLRQIQSREQLKVTFPNGKFIFREELENIDIADYDLVIALGGDNHFTYVAHHALDNLVLGCNSDPETSVGALLSFHTSDISNAVSRNWENIKIEEWPRINVRIEYPDGKAIETFQGISEISIRNNSPDLTSRFLISHEKVSEEQKCSGLLVYTGAGSTGWVMSCENKDVSFDKQEPYFKVYCRELRKKESFQYKLDHFTVRNSFRLISEMRGGISIDSLAERIYDFPPGAKADFSVSPERLRVVVQKHG
- a CDS encoding protein meaA, whose translation is MEKKDHILYDKTGNPSKEPAWIFRTYAGHTNAKESNELFRKNLAKGQTGLSIAFDLPTQCGYSSDHAIAKPEIGKVGVPINTLEDFRILFDQIPIEEMNTSMTINGTSMWLLSLYVALAEERGEDVSKLQGTTQNDIIKEYLARGTYIFPPEHSIRIIVDMYEYCLKRIPKWNPSNICSYHLQEAGATPVQELAFALATGMAILDAVKERNCFTHEEFEQCVGRISFFVNAGIRFIEEMCKMRAFSDMWEEITVGIYQVKNEKYRRFRYGVQVNSLGLTEEQPENNAWRILIEALGVTLSRDARCRALQLPAWNEALSLPRPWDQQWSLRLQQVLAYETDLLEYPDLFEGSRVVESKVKDLVENANKEIQKIKEMGGAIKAIENGYMKAQLVKSQAERLAKINNDELIIVGKNKWKEGIPSPLTNDPDGGIFKVDPKSAEQTLKVLSDVKARRDAKKVAETLARLEEDAKNGKNLMFASVECAKALVTTGEWADTLRKIFGEYRPSTGVEGQKLNLESDKVSNVRSKVEKFQKATGARPKIVVGKPGLDGHSNGAEMIAVSAKHAGFDVIYSGIRLTPEEIVQSAVEENANVIGVSILSGSHVELAEQIFAELKHYKADIPVVFGGIIPQPDFEKLHSIGVKAIFTPKDYDLMDVMDRIIDIVSEKIPASV
- a CDS encoding protein kinase, with amino-acid sequence MTVRFAEKELKELIQEASQGEKYPLAKLISELERPNSFEFRKVLFKELENSGFNGSHSVTIGFTGTPGAGKSSLLGEISTKFLQTVPDKKMAVVAIDPSSHISGGSLLGDRTRLSLPVREKRIFFRSQPSQLELGGLNPYTYHVIRLLRCFFDFIFVETVGIGQNEIEVSKLADLSFLVMVPLGGDQIQFMKSGIMEVPDAFILNKCDEENLARASYHTLSTTLEFLRDIVPGGSIPPIFLTSVKTKKGIQELLDFVLKSKPHPKRSSETKIQIEKWIKTEYGNFGLSFSETLGNSPPKKYEEWENFFNSEIRKRLS
- a CDS encoding class I SAM-dependent methyltransferase → MNKKPQDSDYIAYGANGLPFETSYWNEIYGSGKDVDASFNAKEHAKYIKSVFDLMQVHPRSIADFGFGKALLLKEFVKIFQPNRVFAVDPSEEMIDAIAKQKWIRSYNLSFLHSTIQDLELKHIHLPPFTLGICNSVVQYIEDKHLPKVFEKLHKITNYLYFTVPTKNDYTRMKKEIYFSDPYAHQRSKKYYEKLIRPYFRRVAFNLLESRITKDSPFCDELFVDD
- a CDS encoding acyl-CoA desaturase, which encodes MAIILSFFAAHWILAAFVQSFYLHRYSAHQMFKLNRFWEKFFYFFTFFVQGSSFLNPRAYAILHRRHHAYSDTEKDPHSPVASKGFFDMMWTTAVVYENILDRKEDVEKEFKGNYPEIPWFDRFADSWYVRLFFGTGYTLFYMAFVPADAVWLYALLPIHYLMGPTHGAVVNWCGHMYGYRNHAKNPDNSKNTLPVDFLIMGELYQNNHHAHPNSPNFAFRWFELDLTYQVMKILHFMGIITIQRAVWTEKGRKELSGTAPSPLADVA
- a CDS encoding SpoIIE family protein phosphatase: MSFRQKIFLILGASQLLLVLILAITFIQMIDQVKNEPQDKRALDRSLEFRKELKHKEEVIRLLLKEIERNQKTLSILENGLGNRGILQGNLEYIKGIMTQYGLSIFEIHDKTGHVYFRFHRPADYGDDKSGQKIVQEALQGRIASTLEIGHSGLGLRVTAPLKNGGIMMVGQVVDDKFIQAITGSEDVHLAIYEKEKLISFSDSTISKYLGDRKPKDLAGISRFTLEGRHYYLTQVPYENQGLSNLKLDFVLLIDETELYESTRNLWLYCGLIALAVFGGILFASYRFSRDIIDAVKALNFAMQNPNEDESKIVDLNRSDELGEMAEVFIEMKKDLLDHQMFLEKKVEEKTKELQETLDDLRALKEKQDGDYYLTSLLLRPLATTKYESQNTKISGILRQKKTFVFRKRESDIGGDLVSISEITLYGKKFLSIMNSDAMGKSIQGAGGALVMGTVFKAIVTRTQLSRSNQKKTPEKWLKDCYTELQNVFVTFDGTMLVSALLCLLDEETGALYSINAEHPNMVLYRDAKAGFLDSDFPIRKLGFSENTTEPLVRVDKLEAGDKIFLGSDGRDDILLYDPNSPEPVMNEDENLFLRFVELSGGNLEDLERLISAAGEISDDLSLLSIGYKEAEVSSSRTKAVSEEYNRLLQIGIKEYKKGNTEKTKEVFAQALEIDDSDPALYKQMARICINAKEFEEGAKYSDAYLSKIPFDNEYIFYLSYCLRKTKDYWKSLEFAEKLRSREPENIRNLKHLVALYRLTGNRMKFRATMSVLKLILADSDPKTNNSSEPALV
- a CDS encoding ankyrin repeat domain-containing protein, with amino-acid sequence MKFSTGLFFSSLLLLFSFSSAFSEELKFVHPTNAVGGTFSGIKKRAELPSPTVSGTGLKAVAIVGEVDGNEGPKTREYINNIKSLVKVLKDRGVSVSEFYPPNNPWSGIKEASQNANIVLYAGHGVGTNLDQSPYDQKSVGGFYLGKEFVSNEQISSGLKPAPGAIVLFLGACFTAGNMAYDMGVIRDEETKKRISMYSSPFLETGFKGYYATWAPWTAQTILALLFTNKSYGDVYFSQTNPQEVTKISHPRSSGSSLYYHTKPPASKPVYDYAFAGDPSNVLKSENSNTDTETKISEEERLKQNRILIASLYDKNENKSLESLEKGADPNADYMGWKPIHLAIVFDLPNVVKELVRKKASINAQAEGYTPLSMALAYERKEIADFLEKEGGTRSRAAFKKPNIPNLKK